CTTTACCACTTCTTCATTGAAGGTATCTTTGACGTCATCGGCCATTCTCTTGAAATCATTGAAAGCCCTTCCCAAAGAGCGGGCAAGGTCCGGCAGTTTCGACGGCCCCACCACGAGGAGGGCTACGATAAGTATGATAATAATTTCCGGGAGGCCTAAACCGAACATATTTCTTAACGTAACACAAAAGAGGCGGGATATAAAGGGGATGAAGGAGAAAAATAACGCAATTCCCATTATCAAAAATGATTGACAATAACGACTATCAGATGATATGAAATAGTAGATAAGAATCACTATAGGGTAGGGAGACCATGGCAGGGGAAAAGAAAAAGCATTTCAAGATGACGCCTCAAAGGATGGCGATTCTCAAGTACCTGGAGAACAACAAGGACCATCCCTCCGCCCTGGATATTTACACCTTCGTATCGAAAACCTTTCCCACCATGTCCCTTGCCACTGTCTACAATACCCTTAAGGCTTTGAAGGACCTCAGAGATATCAGGGAGCTCTTCATCGATTCCGATAAGAGCAGATTCGATCCGGATACGGCAGACCACAACCACCTTATCTGCATCAGGTGCCGAAGAATAGTGGATATTCAGGAGGGCTTCGGCCTCTCCATCCCCGAGAACGAAAGGCAGGGATTCGAGATTATCGGCAATCACGTCGATTTTTATGGAACCTGCCCGTCCTGCAATAAAGGAGAGAGGGCGGACAAGGCATCATGAGGGGGACTCGGAAGACCTCGCATTTGTGCAGTCGATCGTAATCCGGAGGAGGAGGGGATATGGATGTTCTATTGCTGTCACGTCTGCAGTTTGCAACGGCTACGTATTTTCACTTTCTCTTTGTTCCTCTGTCGCCCGGTCTCTCCCTCATGCTCTTCAGGGGCAAAGAAAGTGAAGGAAGAAGGACTCGATTATTGGGAAGGATAGGCACCAACGGACAGGCAGCGACAAACCGATCAAAATAGGAGGATATTGCATGGCTGAGAGACTCGAAGTGTACAAATGCGAAGTGTGCGGGAATATAGTTGAAGTGCTTCACGGCGGGGCAGGGCAGCTCGTCTGCTGCAACCAGCCGATGATGGCGCTGAAAGAGAATACGGTGGATGCATCCCTCGAAAAACACGTGCCCGTGATCGAGGCGACCGCGGACGGCTTCAAGGTGAAGGTGGGGGCAATAGCCCATCCCATGGAGGAAGCGCACCATATCGAATGGATCGAGCTCATCGCGGACAGCAAGGCATACAGGCAGTTCCTTCCACCGGGAGCGGCGCCGGAGGCTTTTTTCGCAGTGAAAGCAGAGAAAGTAACGGCCCGGGAATATTGCAATCTCCATGGACTGTGGAAGGCATAAGCGGCAGGTGAAGGAAATTCATCGAAACAATTTAATGACTATATTGTAGGAGGAGTGAGATGAAATCAGTGAAAGGCACACGGACGGAACATAACCTGCTCGCGAGCTTCGCGGGCGAATCGCAGGCGAGAAACCGCTACACCTATTTCGCGTCCCAGGCGAAGAAGGATGGCTTCGAGCAGATTTGCGCGATTTTTCAGGATACTGCGGAGAACGAGAAGGAGCATGGGAAAAGGTTCTTTAAATTTCTCGAAGGCGGCACCGTGGAGATCACTTCATCCTATCCGGCGGGGCTAATCGGCACGACGCTCGAGAACCTGAAGGAAGCGGCCGACGGTGAAAACCTGGAGTATACTACCCTCTACCCCGAGTTCGCCAGAATCGCGGATGAGGAAGGATTTCCGGAAATAGCAACGGTATACAGGGAAATAGCGAAGGGAGAGTGGGGCCATGAGCAAAGGTACCTTGCCCTTCTTCAGAACGTGGAAAAAGCTACGGTGTTCAAGAAAGAGAAGCCTGTGAAGTGGCGCTGCAGGAACTGCGGCTACATTCATGAAGGCGCGGAAGCGCCCGATGAATGCCCGGCCTGCGCCCATCCCCAGGCGTATCAGGAGGTCCTGGCGGAGAACTACTAGACCGAATGAAACCGGCGGCAGAGACCCCGTACACGGCTCCGGAAGAAAGGAGCGGAATAGGGTCTCGGCCGATGCCGGCCCCGGGATGCGACCCTTGTTATCCATCTCTCACGGGCCGGAAGCCATGCGGGGCGCGTCTTTTTCCTTGACACCGCTCTTTCCCATCTGTTAGGTTTTGAGCTTATGAACCGGGAAGAGATCAGGCGAATATACAGTAGATACGCGGCCGTGTACGACATCCTGTTTGCGCAGTCATTTTTTCCGAGGATCAGGCTGGGCCTTCAGAAGATCGGCATAAAGCCGGGCGACACCATCATCGAGGTGGGAGTGGGCACAGGCCTTTCCCTGGAATTATATCCGGAATCATGCAGGGTGGTCGGAATAGACATTACCCGGAAGATGCTGACAAAGGCGAAAGAGAAGAAGGACAAGTTCGGCTTCGACCACGTCTCTCTTCTCGAGATGGACGCGGAGAACATGAGCTTTGCCGATGACAGCTTCGATCACGCGGTGGTGCCCTTCATTGTCAGCGTGGTGCCTAATCCCATAAAAATGATGGCGGAAATAAAGAGAATAGTGAAGAACAACGGCAAGATCATCGTGATCAATCATTTCAGCAGCAAGAATGCGGTTCTGGCGAGGCTCGAGAAATTCTTTTCTCCCCTGTTCCTCCGTCTGGGATGGACAGCCGCCGTCCCCATCGATCTGCTCAAAAATCACTGTAATCTCTATATTGAAGAGGTCTCGAAGAAATACAGGCTGGACCCCTGGTTCATCATTCATGCGACAAACAAAAAATAGATATGAAAATAGCCGGAATACAGTTCGCGTGCTCAAAAGATAAAGAGAAGAATACAGAGAAGGCCCTGAAGATCATGGATATGGCCCTCGAAGAGGGGGCCCGGATTATCTGTTTCCAGGAGCTCTTCAATCTGCCCTGGTTTCCCAAAGAGAAAGATGAGAGCGCCTTCGCCCTTGCCGAAACAGTAGACGGGGAGACGGTGAGGAAAATCCAGGAGAGAATGAAGTCGGCCGAGGGGGTCGTTATTCTCCCCATATTCGAAAAAGAGGGCGACAAGTACTACAACAGTGCCGTGGTCCTCGACAAAGGGAGCGTGACCGGCGTCTACAGGAAGATCCATCTGCCCCATATCCCTCTGTGGGAAGAGAAATTCTTCTTTTCCTCCGGCGACCGTGGTTTTCCCGTGTTCGAGACTTCCGAAGGTAAGATAGGCATCCAGATATCATGGGACAATCTGGTCCCTGAAGGACCGAGGATTCTGGCCCTTAAAGGGGCCGACATCGTATTCGCTCCCACGGCCTGCGCGTTCAAATCCCAGCATATCTGGCAGACGGTGATATCCGGGAACGCCATCGCGAACGGCGTCTACATGATGAGGGTAAACCGCGCCGGAAGCGAAGAGGCGCAGGACTTCTACGGCATGTCTTTCTGCGTAAACCCCGAGGGGGAGATCATAGGCGGTCCGACGGGGGGAGGAGACAGCCTGCTTCTGGCCGACGTGGATTTTGAATATTTGAAAGAGTTCAGGCGGGAATGGCCCCTGATGAAGGAGAGAAAGCCGCTCCTCTATAAGGAAATCCTCACGGAGTCGCCATGACGGACGAGCCGGCCCTGTGCGCCCTTTGCGCCTGGAGAAAGGATTGCCAAAAAAGGTTTCTGAGAAGCAAAGACATTCAATTGAAATGTCCCGATTTTACCAGGGATATGGCGATAAAGGATACGGAGAAGGGGGATGCTGAAAAGAAAGATAGCGGAGATAATTGAGAGCTGCCTCAACGCCGGGAAAGAGAGAGGGGCTATACCTCCGGATTTTCTTGTAAACCCGATAATAGAATCTCCCAGGGAAGAGGGATATGGGGATTACTCGACCAACGTCGCCTTTTTCCTCGCCCCCAAGTTAAGGAAGTCTCCCCCTGAAATTGCCCGTATGCTCGTAGAGAGCATGGAATTCGATCACCTCTGTGATAAGGTGGAAGTTGCGGGCAAAGGTTTCATAAATTTCTATATCAAGGAAGATGCCTGGAGACAGGGTCTCAAGGCAGTGAACGACTCGGGCCTCGAGATACTGTTCCCCGATGTGGGTAAAGGGAAGAAGGCTTTACTCGAGTTCGTAAGCTCCAACCCCACCGGACCCCTCCATATAGGCCATGGGAGGGGAGCGGCCGTGGGAGACGTGCTCTCCAACCTTATGAAGAAAACCGGATATGAGGTGGCGAAGGAGTACTACGTCAACGACGCCGGCAAACAGATACAGACCCTGGGTGAGTCGACCTACCTCAGGTGGAAGGAAGGGCGAGGCGAAACAGTCGAATATGGAAAAACCCTGTACCAGGGAGATTATGTCAAAGAGATTGCAGCCCTCATAGACGAGAAGCAGATCCCGGTGCCGGAAGACCGGGACGAGGCGATAAAGCTTATGGCCTCCTTTGCGGGCGATCTGGTAATGAAGAGTATTGAAGACGACCTCGAGGCCTTCGGGGTAAAATTCGACAATTACTATAGAGAATCGTCTCTCTTCAGCAGAGGCGTGGTGCAGGACACCCTGGAGTTTCTCAAAACAAAGGACTATGCCTACGAAAAAGAGGATGCCCTCTGGTTCAGGACGAGCCTCTTCGAAAAAGACGAAGACAGGGTGCTCATCAAGTCCGACGGAGAGAAGACATATTTTGCATCCGATATCGCCTACCACCGGGATAAACTCGATCGGGGCTTCGAGATGCTCGTCGACATCTGGGGCTCGGACCATCACGGGTACATCCCCCGCATGAAGGCGTCCCTCAAGGCGCTGGGGCGGGACGCGGAGGCCCTGAAGGTGCTCCTCATACAGTTCGTCACCCTCCTTAAGGACGGCAAGCCCGTGGGCATGTCGACCAGGTCCGGTGAATTCACCACTTTGAAAGAAGTGCTCGATGAGGTGGGAAGGGACGCGGCGAGGTTCTTCTTTCTCATGCGGAAGAGTGATGCCCATCTCGAATTTGACCTCGATCTCGCCAAGAAAACCTCAAACGACAACCCCGTCTACTATGTCCAGTATGCCCACGCGCGGATTGAAAGCATTTTTCGGGTCGCAGAGGAGAACGGTATAGACCTCAATGATCTCGACCGTGCCGATGTAAGCCGGCTCGAGCTTAAGGAGGAGATCAACCTGATCAGGATGATGCTCCAGTATTATGCAGCCTTGGAGGGCGGTGCGCGAGGCTTCGAGCCCCATCGCATTGCCTTCTACCTGCTCGATCTGGTGGGAAAATTTCACAGTTATTACAATAAGGCCAGGGTCCTGGGCGAAGACCCGGACCTCACTCTGGCGAGGTTATTGCTCCTCAAGATATTAAAAGCTATTATAAAGGACGGTCTGCAGGTCCTCGGCGTATCGGCGCCGGAGAGAATGTGACGCCCCGGACTGCGTGGAAGAGGGCAAAAGGAGCCTAAATGAAAGGAAACAAAAGTAAGACGAGGGAATATGCAGAGTCCCTCATCATTGCGGCGATTATCGCCTTTTTCGTCCGTAGTTTTTTTATACAGGCCTTCAAGATCCCGTCGAGCTCCATGGAGCCCACCCTTCTTATAGGCGACCACCTGCTGGTAAACCGGCTCAGCTATGTGATGAAGGTCCCCTTCACCGACATCGTGATTTTGAATATCGGCAAGCCCAAAAGGGGCGATGTGGTGGTCTTCAGGTACCCCGTCGACACGAGCAAAGACTTCATTAAAAGGGTCATCGCGACCGAAGGGGAGACGGTGGAGGTAAGGGATAAGACCAAAATTTTCGTCAACGGCGAGAGAATCAAGGACCCCTGGGCCCATTATGCCGAGCCGAATGTGATAATGCCCGGATTCCTCTCTCCGAGAGATAACCTCCCCCCGCAAAAGGTCCCGAAAGACTGTTATTTCGTCATGGGCGACAACAGGGACAGAAGCCTCGACGGCAGGTTCTGGGGTTTCGTCAGAAAAGACCTTTTTGTGGGCAAAGCCCTCATCATCTACTTCTCGTGGGACGGCGAATCGCCTGACCTCCTTCATTACGTACGGTGGGAAAGGATCGGAAGACTCATACGATAGGCCCCTCATGGTTTTTTAGCCGCGCCTGTGATACAATAGGGAGGCCATAACAACAACTTTATGAAAAAAACGGTATTTCTCTTTTTAGCTTTTTTTCTTTCTCCCCTTGCTCAGGCATGGGGAATTGATTATTCCGCGTCGATTTTCTCTTTCCTCCAGGGTTACCGGATCGAGGCACAAGGGAATTATGACGAGGCTATAGAGTCCTACCGGAAGGCCCTTGCCGCGGACCCCGGCTCTGCGGACATCAGGACCGAGCTTGCCCTGGTTTACATCAAAAAAAGTAATTTCCCTAAAGCAGAAGAGCTTCTGAAGAAAGCGATCGAGATAAACGGCACGAACAGAAATGCGCTCATTCTGCTCGCCGGCCTCTACCAGGCCGAGAAAGACCCCGGGAAGGCAAAATCCCTCTATGAGCGATGCATTGCGTTGGACGACGAGGACACGGAAGCATATCTGCACCTCGGCGCCATATATATTACGGAAAGGAAATATGATCAGGCCATCAAGACCTATGAGAAGGTGCTGGCCTACGACGAGGATAACATCCTTACCCTCTACTATATGGGAAGGCTTCACGCGGAGCTGAAGCTCTACGACAAAGCCGCCGCCTTCCTGACCAAAGTCCTGGAGCTCAAGCCGAATTTCGAGCCCGCCCTCATGGACCTTGGGACTATCTATGAGCTGGAAGGTAATTTCGACAAGGCCATCGATCTTTATCAGAAGATAGTGGTCCTCGACCCGGACAACAAGAGGGCCCGATCGAGAATTGCGGCGGTCTACGTAAGACGGAAGCAGTACGACAGGGCTATCCATGAGTTCGAGAAGCTTTCTGACGTGGATAGGGGAGATTTGTCGATCCGGATCAAAATAGGGCTCCTTCACCTGGAGGAGGGCAGATTCGACGAGGCGATACGGGAATTCAATTTTCTCCTCGCATCCCAACCGAAGAATAACTCCGTCCGGTACTATGTTGCCGTTGCCTGGAAAGAAAAGGGAAATATTAAAGAGGCTATCCGCCAATTCCTCCAGATCGAGCCGAATGCCGAAGAATTTATGGACGCTGCAAAGAATATCGCTTTTCTTTACGTAAAAACCGGTGAAATCGACGAGGGTATCGAAAAATTTAAAGGGTTTACTGCAGCGAAGAAGGACAGCGTCGACCTCTACATCCTTCTCTCATCATTATATGAAGAGAAGGGGGATTTCCGGAAAGGCATAGAGACGCTCAACGAGGCCCGTCGCTTATTCCCGACAAATGTGGACCTCCTCTACCAGATAGGAATGCTCCATGAGAAGGCCGGGGAGACGGATAAGGCGTTGAGTATTATGCAGGAGGTGCTGAAGCTCGACCCCGAGTATGCCCACGCCCTTAACTTTATCGGGTATACATGGGCGGAAAAAGGGATAAACCTCGATCAGGCCGAAGAGATGATCAAAAAGGCTTTGCAGAAAAGGCCTGAAGACGCCTATATTCTCGACAGCATTGGGTGGGTATATTATAAGAAGGGCAACTATAAGATGGCCCTCACGGAGATACTGAAGGCAACCCAATCCCTCCCCGACGACCCCACTATCGCAGAGCATCTCGGAGAGGTCTATATGAGCATGAGGGATTATCGCAATGCCGTCGAATCTTTTGAAAGGTCGGGCAGGCTCGAAAAGAAAGAAGATAAGAAGCGGGCCCTGGATAAGAAAATAAAGGAAGCCCAAGATAAAATAAAGTGAAAAAAGGACTGGTATGGCTCTGCCTTCTATTGCTCCTGTCCGGATGCTCCTTCCTCACCCGTAAGACCGCACTTCCCATAGAATGGCCTAAGACAATCGATTCCATGGAAGCTTTGTGCGACCTGAATATGGCGTGGAAGGATATGCATTATTCAGGCTCCATGTCTCTCAGGGTCGCCTATCCCGATGCGATGCAGATGGAGGTGTACGGTCCCTTTGGGGAAACAATCGTCTACCTTAAAAAGACCCCCCAAACCTTTCTCCTGGCGGCCGGAGACGAAAAATATGTCAACGAAAAGGCTTTCGAGGAAAGGTTCGATATAAGCTTGAAAGACTTTATCGATGATCTGACCCTGAGAGGACCTGTCCGGGAAGGACCGGGAGGCCTCTTCGTGCAGCGCGCGCGCTACCGGGTAGTTTACAATTTGGGAGAGCGGGAGAGCAAGTCTTGCTGGGAGGGCATTGAAGGCAGGATATGCATCACCTTCCTCGAAGCCCGCTTCAACGGCGAGTAAGAATTTGGAAAGGGTCTACCTCGGCTCATGCCCCGAATACCGGGTTTCCCTCATAAAGGATTTTATTCTCGAAGGAATCGGCGGCATGGAGAAGGAATTTGAGGGCGCCCGGGTCCTCTTGAAACCAAATCTCCTCTCCGGCAAATCCCCTGAGAAAGCCGTTACTACCCATCCCGCCGTGGTGCGGGCTATTGCCGAAGTGTTGCGGGACCTGGGCGCGAAGATATATATCGGGGACAGCCCCGGGTATGAATCGTGCGAAAGGGTGCTCAGGGTTTGCGGTCTCATGGAAGTGGTCGAGGAGATGGGAATCGAAATCGCCCCCTTCAACAAAAAGGTACTTGTGAAAGGAGAGGGCGTATCACCTTACAGGGTCTTCACCCTTGCCGAGGATATCCGCTCTTATGATGGGATCATAAATCTCCCGAAATTGAAAACCCATGTCATGATGGGTCTTACTCTGGGGGTGAAAAATACTTTCGGCTTCGTGCCGGGCAAGGAAAAGGGTAGGTGGCACCTGAGGGCAGGAAAGGACAGGTTCCTTTTCGCATCGGTGCTCGCCGATATCCATAACCTTGTAAAACCGACCCTTACTATCCTTGACGGGATCATCGGCATGGACGGAGACGGCCCCTCGAGCGGAAGGGTCCGTCCTTTCGGCATAATTGCCATGTCCAAAAACGCATTCGCCCTTGATTATGTGATCGAAAAGCGGGCGGGTATAGATCCGCCTCTGCCTCTGAGCGCTGTTGCGATCAAACATGGATTATTGGGAAAATATGAAGTCGTGGACCTGGGGGCTCCCCTTATCCAAGGGCTCATTCCGGCGCGGGAATCGGCCGCGGATTGGGCACTTCCGGGGTTTGTGAAGAAGATTCTCCGAAAATTACTCGTGAAAAAGCCTAAGGTGAAGGAAGAGATGTGCAGAGGCTGCGGGGTGTGCGGCAGCATGTGCCCTGCCTCCGCGATAACCATGGAGCAGGGGCTGCCCCGGTTCGACTACCGTGCGTGCATCTGCTGCTATTGCTGTCAGGAAATGTGTCCCGAAGGAAGCATAAGAGTCTAGAGGAGGGCGTAGGGTATGGGAGCGAAGGTCAGTGGGAAGTGTAAAAAGTGCGGGAAGAAAGCGGAAAAAGAGGGCATCAGGGGGGAAGGCGCGGGCAGACGGCCGTTTCTTTGCGTTCCATGCCTTGAATCGATATATCCGGAGGGCAAGGAGCTGCCTCTTGCCATGGATAAAGACGGCAACCTCTATTATACGGATAAAGCGAGAAATTGCATGGTTATCTTTTTTTCCTACGGAGATGTGCCGTATTCCTCATGTACGGAAGTGAGTCTTGACGATGAGGAATGGGGATGCGGATTCTCGCTGGTTTAAGAAGAAGCTGACGGGGGTTCGCAGCCCTGTTCCAGGTTCAAGGCAATATATTCCTTTCCATCGAACATGTAGCGTTTCTCGACTTTGATGCCTCCCATGCAGGCCATTGCCGATTCGATCTCGTCATCCAGCCTGATGCAGGAGCCGCAGTCGGAGCTGAGATTTCTCGGGATGGGCATGAGCTCTATGGCCAAACCCTTTTCCTTCAGTCTTTTTTCCGCCTTCAACACGTCATGTATTGTGGCAAATATAAGATAATAGGAACATTTTTTAAGTTTCTGCAATTTCTCTGACCGCCTCTATGAATGCTGCGATATCGCTTTCACCGGTGAAATAGCCCGGAGAGACCCTCACGGCCCCGTGAGGAAAGGTGCCGATAGTCCTATGGGCTTCGGGAGAACAATGAAGTCCCACGCGTACGTAAATTCCCCTCTTATTTAGTTCATACCCTACCTCCGACGGTAATTTACCCTTTATATTGAAGGAGAGTACAGGAATCGGGGGAGCGCTGCCCTGGGCGCCATATATCGTTGTTTGTCCCGTATCTTCAAGGCCGGCGCGAAGGGCCTTCATGAGTGCTCCTTCCTTCTCCATGATCTTCCCGATCCCGGTTTCCTCTATGAAGGTAAGGCCTCCTAAAAGGGACGCGATGCCCGGGGTATTGGGCGTGCCGCTCTCGTAGCAGTCCGGAAGGATTGTGGGCTGCTCGATCGACTCCGACCTGCTGCCCGTGCCCCCGAACCTGAGAGGTATGGGTGTAACGCCCTCCCGGAGGTACACAGCCCCGAGGCCCTGCACTCCGTAAAGGGATTTATGACAGGAGAAACAGAGGGCGTCGATCCGATCCCCCACGACATCGATGGGGAAGGAACCGATGGTCTGGCAGGCGTCGACGATAAGAAACAGACCTTCCGTAGCCGCTCTTATGCCTCTGAGGTCCTGTAGGCCGCCCGTCACATTGGAGCCATGGTTGATAATTACGGCTTTGGTATTCTTTTTTATGAGGCCCTTAATTCGTTCAGGATCAAGTTCTCCATGGGGAGCGCAATCGGCTATCGATACCTGAACCTTCCGGGTATTTTGCAGGTAAGTGAGGGGCCTCATGACCGAGTTATGTTCCATGGAGGTAGTAATTACGTGGTCTGCCTCGCCCAGGATTCCCAGTATCGCGAGATTGAGGGAGTCGGTGCCGTTCTGGGTGAAGATTATACGCTCGGAATCAGGCGCTTTGATGAGGGACGCGAGTTTTTCTCTGGCGCGAAAGATGATCCGTGCCGCTTCGACCGAGGCGGTGTGGCCGCTCCTGCCGGGGTTCCCCCCTACATTGGTGACGAAGTCGACCATGTAGCGCATTGTCTGTGGCGGTTTTGGGTGCGACGTGGCTGAATTGTCGAGATAGATCATAATGTACCGGGGGAAGCGCCCAGGATGGTGCGCGCGACCTCCGCTCCCGCTGCCGGAGATTTGTGTATCAAGGCTTCAGCACGTTGCTCGCCTCGACAAAGGAGGAAGCGATCTCATGCATATTGCTCACTCTTCCGACCCCGAGCTTCGTTTTAAGGCCGAAGAAATCGAGGCATGTCCCACAGGCGAGCACTTCGGTTCCGAGCCCGCAGATTTCGGAGAGGGCGTTGACATAATCGGAGCCCTCCGCAAGCAGCCTTACTCCCCCGTTGAGGAAAACGATCCTCCAGGGAATCACATCAAGGTCCTTGAGGGTGGAAAGAAAAGATTTCATGAGGACCCTGCCTAATTCATCATCTCCCCGGCCTATAGTGTCCGAGTCAATGACCACCAGGAGCTTTTTCTCGGTAGGAACGGTGGTACACGCGGAGGCATCCGGCTCTTGGACCCCGCCGACCTTTGCGCCCTTAAGAATATAAAGGGCTCCGCCCTCTTCCATCTCCGATGAGACGGAATATCCCTTGGACGTGAGAAAGCGGGTTACGTTGCCTGCTGCCACATCATTATCGAGAATTATCTCTATTTCCCCCACCGGGTTCTTGTCGAGATATTTTTTGGTCTCCACAACCGGAATAGGGCATGTCATACCTTTTAAATCCAACCTGTCCATGCTTATATTATAAGGGAAATGTAGTATTCACGCAAATGAATAGTATGAATCCGATAATAAGACTTATGCAAAGAATGAATAATCAGTCTCGGAACGAATTACGCCCAGGGATTGGGTGTGGCGGGTAGAGGCACGAACGGCACCCGGCATGCTTGGTCAATCCGGCGCCGGCTCACGAGGCAAGGAAGAGCTCAAGGCGTGTTATAGCTGCGTGAATAAAGGAAAAACACCTGTTGACTTTCAAAGGGGTGTTTTGTTATAAATACAGCATAATCGTGAACGGCGTAGTTCTCCTGTCGGTTTAATGTCGCTTTCCCCCTGCGGGCAGGTGAAGGCGAAGTAAGAGACACAGGCACATGGCACTGAAGCCGAAAGAAAAAAGGCGTTTTGAACGGTTCCTTCCTATAGGCGGAATTACCTGCCGACATCCCGAATAATATCGAAGATTCTGAAGCGGCTGCCCCGTATTGCGCACCGGGCTTCCCGCTTCTTATTAATGCCGAACGTATGAGATACTTATAAATAGGAGGTTACGATGGGCAAGGTAGAGGTTTTCGAGAACAGGGCGCCCGTCCTTGGTATCAACGGGTTGGGGAGAATAGGAAAGCTGACCCTGTGGCACCATGTGAACAGAAAGTATTTTAAGGAACTGGTAGTGAGCCAGGGAAGGGGAGTGGGGAAGGGCATGTTCGCCATTGCCCAGCTTATAGAGAAGGACGCCACTTACGGGCTCCTTCACAGGTTCCTGCACGGTATCAATGCAGAGCCGGTCATTAAAATAGTGGACGAGCAGAAAGGGAAGCTTCTCATTGACGGGATTCCGGTTACGGTGCTGAGAGATGC
The nucleotide sequence above comes from Syntrophorhabdaceae bacterium. Encoded proteins:
- a CDS encoding aminotransferase class V-fold PLP-dependent enzyme codes for the protein MIYLDNSATSHPKPPQTMRYMVDFVTNVGGNPGRSGHTASVEAARIIFRAREKLASLIKAPDSERIIFTQNGTDSLNLAILGILGEADHVITTSMEHNSVMRPLTYLQNTRKVQVSIADCAPHGELDPERIKGLIKKNTKAVIINHGSNVTGGLQDLRGIRAATEGLFLIVDACQTIGSFPIDVVGDRIDALCFSCHKSLYGVQGLGAVYLREGVTPIPLRFGGTGSRSESIEQPTILPDCYESGTPNTPGIASLLGGLTFIEETGIGKIMEKEGALMKALRAGLEDTGQTTIYGAQGSAPPIPVLSFNIKGKLPSEVGYELNKRGIYVRVGLHCSPEAHRTIGTFPHGAVRVSPGYFTGESDIAAFIEAVREIAET
- the yedF gene encoding sulfurtransferase-like selenium metabolism protein YedF yields the protein MDRLDLKGMTCPIPVVETKKYLDKNPVGEIEIILDNDVAAGNVTRFLTSKGYSVSSEMEEGGALYILKGAKVGGVQEPDASACTTVPTEKKLLVVIDSDTIGRGDDELGRVLMKSFLSTLKDLDVIPWRIVFLNGGVRLLAEGSDYVNALSEICGLGTEVLACGTCLDFFGLKTKLGVGRVSNMHEIASSFVEASNVLKP